Proteins found in one Paenibacillus borealis genomic segment:
- the hemE gene encoding uroporphyrinogen decarboxylase, which translates to MTYNDTFIRACRQQSTEHVPVWYMRQAGRYDPEYRKIKEKYSLLEICRQPELAAEVTLMPVRKLGVDAAILYSDIMNPVASLGVNFDIVKNIGPVIENPIRSAADVDRLKPIDVEGDLGHILETIALLDKELDVPLITFAGAPFTIASYLIEGRPSKSYHRTKEMMFSQPRVWEKLMEKLGDMVIAYLRAHVASGGKAFQLFDSWVGALAPRDFEAYVLPTITRIFAGLSDLDVPKIYFPGVSSGELLPSLAKLQADVIGLDWRVSLTEGRRRTGGRFAIQGNLDPYLLTAPMDVLKERAKELIDEGITQPGYIFNLGHGLFPEASLDTLKELTDYVHEYSAAALKQAAGPLA; encoded by the coding sequence ATGACCTACAACGACACTTTTATCCGCGCCTGCAGACAGCAGAGTACGGAGCACGTTCCCGTATGGTACATGCGGCAGGCCGGCCGTTATGATCCCGAGTACCGTAAAATCAAGGAGAAATATTCACTGCTGGAAATCTGCAGACAGCCGGAGCTTGCGGCCGAAGTGACCTTGATGCCTGTGCGTAAGCTGGGTGTGGATGCGGCCATCCTGTATTCCGACATTATGAATCCTGTAGCTTCGCTTGGTGTGAACTTCGATATCGTGAAGAACATCGGACCGGTCATCGAGAATCCGATCCGCTCGGCGGCGGATGTTGACCGCTTGAAGCCCATTGATGTGGAAGGCGATCTGGGCCACATTCTGGAGACGATTGCCCTCCTCGACAAAGAACTGGACGTGCCGCTGATTACTTTTGCGGGAGCGCCTTTCACCATCGCCAGTTATCTGATCGAAGGCAGACCTTCGAAGAGCTATCACCGTACCAAGGAAATGATGTTTAGCCAGCCCCGCGTGTGGGAGAAGCTTATGGAGAAGCTGGGCGATATGGTTATTGCTTATCTCCGGGCCCATGTCGCAAGCGGCGGCAAAGCGTTCCAGCTGTTTGACAGTTGGGTGGGGGCACTGGCCCCGCGTGATTTCGAAGCCTATGTGCTGCCGACGATCACCCGGATTTTTGCCGGGCTGTCTGATCTGGACGTGCCGAAGATTTACTTCCCGGGTGTAAGCTCCGGGGAGCTGCTCCCAAGCCTCGCCAAGCTGCAGGCCGATGTCATCGGACTGGACTGGCGCGTAAGCCTGACCGAAGGAAGACGCAGAACCGGCGGAAGGTTTGCCATTCAAGGCAATCTGGATCCATATCTGCTGACCGCACCGATGGACGTATTGAAAGAACGGGCTAAAGAACTGATTGACGAAGGCATAACGCAGCCTGGTTATATTTTTAATCTGGGCCATGGATTATTTCCTGAAGCTTCATTGGACACACTTAAGGAATTAACGGATTATGTACATGAGTATTCAGCAGCAGCGCTCAAACAGGCAGCAGGACCGCTGGCGTAA
- a CDS encoding fumarylacetoacetate hydrolase family protein, translated as MSAMVNNVYCVGRNYKLHAEELGNQVPAEPLIFLKPSHAAVALDKAIIHLPKDAGLIHYEGELVLRIARDYVPGMSVEELVDVMALGLDFTLRDVHNDLQKKGLPWTPAKGFKNAAPLTPYIAFPEQEELEATDFTVRKNGIEVQRGNVQNMIFSLQKIIEFIASRYGLGKDDIIFTGTPAGVGPVVSGDSFELFWGDTLMGTCLIG; from the coding sequence ATGAGTGCAATGGTCAATAATGTATACTGTGTAGGACGCAATTATAAATTACATGCGGAGGAACTCGGCAATCAGGTGCCGGCCGAGCCGCTGATCTTCCTGAAGCCATCGCATGCTGCTGTTGCGCTTGATAAAGCGATTATCCATCTGCCCAAAGATGCGGGACTGATCCATTATGAAGGTGAACTGGTGCTGCGTATTGCGCGTGATTACGTGCCGGGGATGAGTGTGGAAGAACTGGTGGATGTGATGGCGCTTGGCCTCGACTTCACGCTCCGTGATGTGCATAATGATCTGCAGAAAAAAGGCCTGCCCTGGACGCCGGCCAAGGGCTTCAAGAACGCGGCGCCGCTGACTCCATACATTGCTTTTCCTGAGCAGGAGGAGCTGGAAGCAACGGACTTCACCGTCCGTAAGAACGGGATTGAGGTACAGCGCGGGAACGTGCAGAACATGATTTTCTCGCTGCAAAAAATTATTGAATTCATTGCCTCCCGCTACGGGCTCGGCAAAGATGATATCATCTTCACCGGAACTCCGGCAGGCGTAGGTCCTGTAGTGTCCGGCGATTCGTTCGAGCTGTTCTGGGGCGATACGCTAATGGGCACCTGCCTGATCGGTTAA
- the hemG gene encoding protoporphyrinogen oxidase, translating to MSGTPRKIVIIGGGLSGLSAAYYVRKFYREAGVLPEIILIEKDKCLGGKIETLHRDGFVIEKGPDSFLARKTAMVDLARELELDHELVTTNPNAKKTYILQRGKLHPMPAGLVLGIPTELKPFLKSGLVSFGGKMRAMMDFVLPPRRSSEDESLGDLIERRLGTEVLENMTEPLLAGIYAGDMRKISLQATFPQFGEVERQYGSLIRGMTTGRKPAETHTGTKKSAFLTFRQGLQSLVHALIHDLHDVEQRTGTGAVVIKIRSSAGISAEASAAPRYEVELDNGELLQADDVYVTVQNFAAAELLRPHVDVSALDAVNYVSVANVVMAFTKKDIVTEYDGSGFLVPRKEGRNITACTWTSTKWLHTSPDDKVLLRCYVGRSGDEQNVDLPDEALAELVRKDLKEIMGITATPLFTEITRLRSSMPQYPVGHPGRIAGLRSELAQKLPGVYAFGAGYDGIGMPDCIKQAKFTAETAAAHLEKRPERAAVTV from the coding sequence ATGAGCGGTACACCGCGCAAAATAGTCATTATCGGCGGAGGCCTCAGTGGCCTCAGCGCCGCTTACTATGTCCGTAAATTTTACCGGGAAGCCGGGGTTCTGCCGGAAATTATATTGATTGAGAAGGATAAATGCCTGGGCGGCAAAATCGAGACACTGCACCGGGACGGCTTCGTCATTGAGAAAGGGCCTGATTCCTTCCTGGCGCGCAAGACAGCCATGGTCGATCTGGCCCGGGAGCTGGAGCTGGATCACGAACTGGTGACCACGAATCCAAACGCCAAGAAGACCTACATACTGCAGCGCGGCAAGCTCCACCCGATGCCCGCCGGGCTTGTTCTGGGGATTCCTACGGAGCTGAAGCCGTTTCTGAAGAGCGGCCTGGTCTCCTTCGGCGGTAAAATGCGGGCGATGATGGACTTTGTACTTCCGCCGCGCCGCAGCTCCGAAGATGAATCGCTCGGTGACCTGATCGAGCGCCGTCTAGGCACGGAGGTACTGGAGAATATGACTGAGCCGCTGCTCGCCGGTATTTATGCCGGTGATATGCGCAAGATCAGCCTCCAGGCTACTTTTCCGCAGTTCGGTGAGGTGGAGCGCCAGTACGGCAGCCTGATCCGCGGGATGACGACCGGCCGTAAGCCGGCAGAGACCCACACAGGAACCAAGAAAAGCGCGTTCCTGACTTTCCGCCAAGGGCTACAGAGTCTGGTCCATGCCCTGATCCATGATCTGCATGATGTCGAGCAACGGACCGGGACGGGGGCTGTAGTCATCAAAATTCGGAGCAGTGCAGGGATATCTGCAGAAGCCTCTGCTGCACCCCGCTATGAGGTGGAGCTGGACAACGGTGAACTGCTGCAAGCCGATGATGTATATGTAACCGTGCAGAATTTTGCTGCCGCAGAGCTGCTGCGTCCGCATGTGGATGTATCCGCGCTGGATGCTGTGAATTATGTGTCGGTAGCCAATGTGGTCATGGCGTTTACCAAAAAGGACATCGTTACCGAATATGACGGATCAGGATTCCTTGTACCCCGCAAAGAGGGGCGGAACATCACCGCCTGCACCTGGACATCAACGAAATGGCTGCATACCAGCCCGGATGACAAGGTGCTGCTGCGCTGTTATGTCGGACGGTCGGGGGATGAACAGAATGTAGACCTGCCGGATGAGGCATTGGCTGAGCTGGTGCGCAAAGACCTGAAGGAAATCATGGGGATCACCGCAACCCCGCTGTTCACAGAGATTACCCGGCTCAGGTCTTCCATGCCGCAGTATCCGGTAGGCCATCCCGGCCGGATTGCCGGCCTGCGCAGTGAGCTGGCACAGAAGCTGCCTGGTGTATATGCGTTTGGTGCAGGCTATGACGGCATCGGGATGCCGGACTGCATCAAGCAGGCGAAGTTTACGGCTGAGACAGCTGCAGCCCATTTGGAGAAGCGGCCGGAACGGGCGGCTGTAACGGTATAA
- a CDS encoding glycerophosphodiester phosphodiesterase, whose protein sequence is MNNMCVAHRGFSGKAPENTLAAVRMAIALPFVRWMEIDVQLTKDGVPVVIHDYSLDRTTNGHGKVKNMDYEHMRRLDAGSWKGRAFRGERVPSLEEVLSLASGRLRLNIELKTSGDMYPGLEKAVIDLVNTMGMREDVVLTSFDAGALQRIKELDPRFRTGLIYDSRSGDPAKKLNELGCSFLSISSDRLSPVLAKSLAERGVKIMAWTVNKGKEMRRVSAMHSDIMICTNRPDIWGDIFLQA, encoded by the coding sequence ATGAATAACATGTGTGTCGCTCACCGCGGATTTTCCGGCAAAGCTCCGGAGAATACGCTGGCAGCCGTACGGATGGCGATTGCCCTGCCTTTTGTGCGGTGGATGGAGATCGATGTGCAGTTGACGAAGGACGGCGTGCCTGTGGTCATCCATGATTATTCGCTGGACCGCACGACCAATGGACACGGCAAGGTGAAGAACATGGATTATGAACATATGCGGCGTCTGGATGCGGGAAGCTGGAAAGGGCGTGCTTTTCGCGGAGAGCGGGTGCCCTCCCTGGAAGAAGTGCTCAGCCTGGCGTCAGGCAGACTGCGGCTTAACATTGAACTGAAGACCAGCGGGGACATGTATCCTGGCCTTGAGAAAGCGGTCATCGACCTGGTGAATACCATGGGAATGCGTGAAGATGTGGTGCTGACGTCCTTCGACGCCGGTGCGCTGCAGCGGATTAAGGAGCTGGACCCGCGGTTCCGTACCGGTCTGATCTATGATTCCAGGTCCGGCGATCCGGCCAAAAAGCTGAACGAGCTGGGCTGCTCCTTCTTATCCATCAGCTCCGACCGGCTTAGCCCGGTTCTGGCGAAATCCCTGGCTGAAAGGGGCGTGAAGATCATGGCCTGGACAGTGAACAAAGGGAAGGAGATGCGACGCGTGTCTGCGATGCATTCGGATATTATGATCTGCACGAACCGGCCGGATATTTGGGGCGATATCTTTCTGCAAGCCTGA
- a CDS encoding CapA family protein yields the protein MYPPRSRNRQSKKRSSKKKRRTVWAWFNVVLLLMITGLLAYSFMDDKDKESSAPPAVVAEPSPSPEASATAAAPTEEAPAAEATASPEPTPEATPEATPVPVETAEPVSTPARADDVAATDEPQGPTAGNAGGQLSGLPENFSGGTVKLNFAGDIIFSGKVGELLQKKGYDYSYSALDGMFKKDDLTVVNLETPITTGGVGAANKQFVFKGAPEALDALKSAGVDAVNLANNHTLDQGEEGLLDTLKHLSKRGIPYVGAGSNSKEAYSAQYFERQGIKIALLGFTRVMPVIEWKAEAGKPGLASVYDSAEALKAIAAAKKQADLVVVVVHWGKERMEQYDQTQQTLGHSFIDAGADLVMGGHPHVLQGIEPYKGKWIAYSTGNFIFTRSTLPATWETAVFQAECSKKGQCSLKLSPMDAELGQPVPMNEADGQLLLHKVESLSSGLVKIGNDGTVVQSAR from the coding sequence ATGTATCCGCCGAGGTCACGCAATAGACAGAGCAAGAAACGCAGCAGTAAAAAGAAGCGCAGAACGGTCTGGGCATGGTTTAATGTAGTGTTGCTTCTGATGATTACCGGCCTTCTGGCTTATTCTTTTATGGATGATAAAGATAAGGAGAGTTCAGCTCCTCCGGCAGTGGTGGCTGAGCCGTCACCTTCGCCTGAAGCTTCTGCAACAGCGGCAGCTCCTACGGAGGAGGCGCCTGCAGCAGAGGCTACAGCCAGTCCGGAGCCAACTCCCGAAGCAACACCGGAGGCCACTCCGGTGCCTGTGGAGACTGCTGAGCCCGTAAGTACGCCTGCTAGGGCGGATGATGTTGCAGCTACAGATGAACCGCAAGGGCCAACGGCGGGAAATGCTGGCGGCCAGCTATCAGGCTTGCCGGAGAACTTTTCCGGCGGGACAGTGAAGCTGAATTTTGCCGGAGATATCATCTTTTCCGGTAAAGTAGGCGAGCTGCTCCAGAAGAAAGGCTACGATTATTCTTACAGTGCTCTTGACGGTATGTTCAAAAAGGATGATTTGACCGTAGTCAACCTGGAGACTCCAATCACGACAGGCGGCGTAGGAGCCGCGAACAAGCAGTTTGTATTCAAGGGAGCTCCGGAAGCGCTGGATGCACTGAAGTCAGCTGGCGTAGATGCGGTCAATCTGGCTAATAACCACACGCTGGATCAGGGGGAAGAGGGGCTGCTGGATACCCTGAAGCACCTGAGCAAGCGGGGAATTCCTTATGTGGGAGCAGGGAGTAACAGCAAAGAAGCGTATTCGGCGCAGTATTTTGAGCGTCAGGGGATTAAAATAGCACTGCTTGGCTTCACGCGGGTGATGCCCGTGATCGAATGGAAGGCCGAAGCAGGCAAGCCGGGTCTCGCCTCAGTCTATGACAGCGCGGAAGCACTGAAGGCCATTGCCGCTGCCAAGAAACAAGCTGATCTTGTCGTAGTCGTGGTCCATTGGGGCAAGGAACGGATGGAGCAATATGACCAGACCCAGCAGACGCTGGGGCATAGCTTTATCGATGCCGGAGCCGATCTGGTTATGGGCGGACATCCGCATGTGCTGCAGGGAATTGAGCCCTACAAAGGGAAATGGATTGCCTACAGTACAGGCAACTTTATCTTTACCCGTTCCACTCTTCCGGCCACCTGGGAGACTGCTGTATTCCAGGCGGAATGCAGCAAGAAGGGGCAGTGTTCCCTCAAGCTGAGTCCGATGGATGCCGAGCTGGGACAACCGGTGCCGATGAATGAGGCGGACGGACAGCTTTTGCTGCATAAGGTTGAATCCTTATCTTCCGGTCTGGTCAAGATCGGCAATGATGGTACCGTAGTGCAGTCGGCCCGATAA
- a CDS encoding TetR/AcrR family transcriptional regulator, whose translation MSSASVHKHGAILDAAYELFGSGGFYETKMSEVAERAGIAKGTVYLYFKSKEELFMAVTRRDCEGFLEQLEGKLGTCSRLADKLSVIAEHHLFYYYERKQHTKLFFRAPNNNPELVDYMAQFMEAYMQAVVKVLLEGGASEPELMAQSYIGMLDRLKMDILFNPGFAEEDAYKRAKFAANLFITGALGSLKSALGDLPSEP comes from the coding sequence TTGAGCAGCGCATCCGTACACAAACATGGAGCTATTCTGGATGCCGCTTACGAGCTTTTCGGTTCAGGCGGCTTCTACGAAACGAAGATGTCGGAAGTGGCAGAGCGTGCGGGCATTGCCAAGGGCACGGTCTATTTATATTTTAAAAGCAAAGAAGAACTGTTCATGGCGGTTACCCGCCGGGATTGTGAAGGGTTCCTGGAGCAGCTTGAAGGCAAGCTGGGCACTTGTTCCAGACTGGCGGATAAGCTCTCGGTTATTGCCGAGCATCATCTGTTCTATTATTATGAACGCAAGCAGCATACGAAGCTGTTCTTCCGCGCACCCAACAATAATCCTGAACTGGTAGACTATATGGCACAGTTCATGGAGGCCTATATGCAGGCGGTGGTGAAGGTGCTGCTGGAAGGCGGGGCATCCGAGCCGGAACTGATGGCACAGTCTTATATTGGGATGCTGGACCGTCTGAAGATGGATATCCTGTTTAACCCCGGCTTCGCAGAAGAAGATGCGTATAAGCGGGCGAAATTTGCTGCGAACCTCTTCATCACAGGGGCGCTGGGCAGCTTGAAGTCGGCACTCGGCGACCTTCCGTCTGAACCCTAA
- a CDS encoding ABC-F family ATP-binding cassette domain-containing protein, with amino-acid sequence MNIMTVEHLSKSYGEKTLFSDASFGMDDRDKIGVIGVNGTGKSTFLKIIAGLDTPDAGQIAIGNDVRVQYLAQNPPYEPGNTVLQQVFAGDDPELATMREYMEIMSLLEQKPGDSVLETRLVRIGQAIDAAGSWQLESEAKIVLTKLGITQFDALMENLSGGQRKRVALAAALITPSELLILDEPTNHIDTDSVAWLEQYLQKRRGALLMVTHDRYFLERVASVMLELDGGSLYRYEANYSRFLELKADREEREASAEQKRKNLLRTELAWIRRGAKARSTKQKARIDRFEKLKESTGGASSASMDISVASTRLGRKIIEIQDLTKSLDGRTLIKDLTYIAVPQDRVGIVGKNGSGKSTLLNLIAGKLTPDSGEVQLGTTVKLGYFTQEHQDMDLSMRAIEYVKEEAEIIKTADGSVITAGQMLERFLFPPAMQWTPISKLSGGEKRRLYLLRVLMGAPNVLLLDEPTNDLDIGTLAVLEDYLDEFPGVVFTVSHDRYFLDRTVDKLIAFEDGSIRLHVGDYSEYEEWLAKNVPSGGGGSGKSEGSGARSAAAVEQSGNAPAAAPSREKLKFTFKEQKEYEGIDEAIEQAEQHLVDISAQMESAFADSGKLQELVDKQRQAEAELERLMERWTYLNELAEKIAGKA; translated from the coding sequence ATGAATATTATGACCGTGGAACACCTCTCCAAAAGCTACGGGGAGAAAACATTATTCAGTGATGCATCCTTTGGCATGGACGACAGGGACAAGATTGGCGTCATTGGTGTCAACGGAACGGGTAAATCGACCTTTTTGAAGATTATCGCCGGGCTGGATACACCGGACGCCGGACAGATTGCCATCGGCAATGACGTGCGTGTGCAGTATCTGGCGCAGAATCCGCCGTATGAGCCTGGTAATACCGTGCTGCAGCAGGTGTTTGCCGGAGATGATCCGGAGCTTGCCACGATGCGGGAATATATGGAGATTATGTCTCTGCTGGAGCAGAAGCCGGGTGATTCCGTGCTGGAAACCAGACTCGTTCGGATCGGGCAGGCCATCGATGCCGCCGGCTCCTGGCAGCTGGAGAGTGAAGCCAAGATTGTTCTGACCAAGCTTGGAATTACACAATTTGATGCCCTGATGGAGAACCTCTCAGGCGGCCAACGCAAGCGTGTAGCGCTTGCCGCAGCACTGATCACGCCTTCAGAGCTGCTGATTCTGGACGAGCCTACCAACCATATCGATACGGATTCCGTAGCCTGGCTGGAGCAATATTTGCAGAAACGGCGCGGGGCGCTGCTGATGGTTACGCATGACCGTTATTTCCTGGAACGGGTAGCCAGCGTGATGCTTGAGCTGGACGGAGGAAGCCTGTACCGCTATGAAGCGAACTATTCCCGCTTCCTGGAGCTGAAGGCTGACCGTGAGGAGCGCGAAGCCTCGGCGGAGCAGAAGCGCAAGAATCTGCTGCGCACCGAGCTGGCGTGGATCCGGCGCGGAGCCAAGGCACGCTCCACGAAGCAGAAGGCGCGTATCGACCGCTTCGAGAAGCTGAAGGAGAGTACAGGCGGCGCTTCATCTGCCTCGATGGATATTTCCGTGGCTTCCACCAGACTGGGCCGCAAAATCATCGAGATCCAGGATCTCACGAAATCCTTGGACGGCCGGACCCTGATTAAGGACCTGACCTATATCGCGGTGCCGCAGGACCGGGTGGGTATTGTCGGCAAGAACGGCAGCGGGAAGTCGACCCTGCTCAACCTGATCGCCGGAAAGCTTACGCCGGACAGCGGCGAGGTTCAGCTGGGGACAACCGTCAAGCTGGGCTATTTCACTCAGGAGCATCAGGATATGGATCTCAGCATGCGCGCGATCGAGTATGTGAAGGAAGAAGCGGAAATCATCAAGACTGCGGACGGCAGTGTCATCACCGCCGGTCAAATGCTGGAACGGTTCCTGTTCCCGCCGGCGATGCAGTGGACCCCGATCTCCAAGCTGTCCGGCGGCGAGAAGAGACGCCTCTACCTGCTGCGTGTGCTCATGGGAGCGCCGAATGTGCTGCTGCTGGATGAGCCGACAAACGACCTCGATATCGGAACACTGGCCGTGCTGGAGGACTATCTGGATGAATTCCCGGGCGTAGTCTTCACCGTATCGCATGACCGCTACTTCCTGGACCGTACGGTGGATAAGCTGATTGCGTTCGAGGACGGATCGATCCGGCTGCATGTCGGGGATTATAGTGAGTATGAGGAATGGCTGGCGAAGAACGTGCCGTCTGGCGGCGGAGGTTCCGGCAAGTCAGAAGGCTCCGGCGCCCGCAGCGCTGCTGCTGTTGAGCAGAGCGGGAATGCACCGGCTGCCGCGCCGTCCCGTGAGAAGCTGAAATTCACCTTCAAGGAGCAGAAGGAATATGAAGGGATTGACGAAGCCATCGAACAGGCCGAGCAGCATCTCGTAGATATTTCAGCACAGATGGAGTCGGCCTTTGCCGACTCCGGTAAGCTTCAGGAGCTGGTGGATAAGCAACGGCAGGCCGAAGCCGAGCTGGAGCGCCTGATGGAGCGCTGGACGTATCTCAACGAGCTGGCGGAGAAGATCGCCGGGAAGGCGTGA
- a CDS encoding tetratricopeptide repeat protein: MTTIDTAIALRTSGQAEEARVMLLQLLSADDSNAGLNYQLAWTHDVLGLEREAVSYYERSLALGLPDEEQKAGAMLGLGSTYRTLGAYSQSREILEQGMRNFPQRAEFQAFLAMTLHNLGDHSEAMELLLKLLSETSGDAGIQSYSKAIMFYADKLEQVWD, encoded by the coding sequence GTGACAACCATTGATACTGCCATAGCGCTGCGGACCTCCGGTCAGGCAGAGGAAGCGAGAGTCATGCTGCTTCAGCTGCTGTCAGCGGATGACAGCAATGCCGGGCTGAACTATCAGCTGGCCTGGACGCATGATGTGCTGGGCCTGGAACGTGAGGCTGTATCCTATTATGAGCGGAGTCTTGCACTTGGTCTCCCGGATGAGGAGCAGAAAGCCGGGGCGATGCTGGGACTGGGAAGCACGTACCGGACGCTTGGGGCGTACTCACAGTCCCGGGAGATTCTGGAGCAGGGGATGAGAAATTTCCCGCAACGCGCAGAATTCCAAGCATTCCTGGCCATGACGCTGCATAATCTGGGCGATCATTCTGAGGCGATGGAGCTGCTGCTTAAGCTGCTGTCAGAAACCTCTGGCGATGCAGGGATCCAAAGTTACAGCAAAGCCATTATGTTCTATGCAGATAAGCTGGAGCAGGTATGGGATTGA
- the hemH gene encoding ferrochelatase yields METVTTKIGVLVMSYGTPESLEDVEAYYTHIRRGNAPSAEQLKELKDRYEAIVGGVFPLRENTDRQVEALQAKLNSGQIQYVCYQGLKHARPFIEDGVEAMARDGITQAIGIVLAPHYSVMSVGTYIKRAKEKADACGIHMEFVESYHMHPELIDVLSRRVTAKLDEFEETGAARDEVRVLFSAHSLPERILAMGDPYRDQLLETSKAIADQAGVESWQFTWQSAGRTAEPWLGPDILDTLRELAETQVKYVLSAPIGFVSDHLEVLYDLDIEAQALASELDLRLLRIDSLNSDPAYMSVLSDVVRTKAGQLKVKQS; encoded by the coding sequence ATGGAAACCGTGACCACCAAAATTGGAGTACTCGTGATGTCGTACGGCACGCCTGAAAGTCTGGAGGATGTGGAGGCTTATTATACGCATATCCGTAGGGGGAATGCGCCTTCCGCAGAACAGCTGAAAGAGCTGAAGGACCGTTATGAAGCGATCGTAGGGGGCGTATTCCCGCTCAGGGAGAATACGGACCGGCAGGTAGAGGCTTTGCAGGCCAAGCTGAATAGCGGGCAGATTCAGTATGTCTGCTATCAGGGGCTGAAGCATGCCAGACCGTTCATCGAGGATGGTGTGGAGGCGATGGCGCGGGACGGGATTACCCAGGCGATAGGTATCGTGCTGGCCCCGCATTACTCTGTGATGAGCGTAGGTACCTATATCAAGCGTGCTAAGGAAAAAGCGGATGCCTGCGGAATTCACATGGAATTCGTGGAGAGCTATCATATGCACCCCGAGCTGATCGATGTGCTCAGCCGCAGAGTGACCGCGAAGCTGGATGAATTCGAAGAAACCGGGGCGGCGAGGGATGAAGTGCGTGTACTGTTCAGCGCACATAGTCTGCCTGAACGTATTCTGGCCATGGGCGATCCGTACCGTGACCAGCTGCTGGAAACCTCCAAAGCGATCGCCGATCAGGCAGGCGTGGAGTCTTGGCAGTTCACCTGGCAGAGCGCAGGCAGAACCGCAGAGCCGTGGCTGGGTCCTGATATACTGGACACGCTGCGAGAGCTGGCCGAAACTCAGGTGAAATATGTGTTGTCCGCTCCTATTGGATTCGTATCCGACCATTTAGAGGTGCTGTACGATCTGGATATCGAGGCACAGGCACTTGCCTCCGAACTGGATCTGCGGCTGCTGCGGATTGACTCACTGAATAGCGATCCGGCTTATATGTCTGTGCTCAGCGATGTGGTGCGTACTAAGGCCGGACAGTTAAAGGTGAAGCAATCATGA
- a CDS encoding DUF92 domain-containing protein, with translation MLSGLEVLQWLIGASGALLVAGAAYWKQSLSFSGMLAAIVMGTIYFGAGNAFWFGILLLFFISSSLLSKLHHENKAELEATYDKTGRRDAGQVFANGGLGMLLVLLNAIYPLEIWGFLFIGVMATVTSDTWATEIGTLAKRPPRSVLTGKVLQAGTSGGVSLPGTLAAAAGGVLIGVASWLLRAASGMPQHSLLTLALAGLLGGLAGAFADSVLGATVQRMNRCAVCGREVEASMHCGKPTVYARGWRWMDNDTVNAVSSIIGGVVALLASYI, from the coding sequence ATGTTGTCAGGACTTGAAGTGCTTCAATGGCTGATCGGTGCCTCCGGTGCCCTGTTGGTCGCTGGAGCCGCTTACTGGAAGCAGTCGCTGAGCTTCTCGGGGATGCTGGCGGCTATTGTGATGGGGACGATCTATTTCGGGGCAGGCAATGCATTCTGGTTCGGTATTCTGCTCTTGTTCTTCATCTCCTCCAGCCTGCTGTCGAAGCTTCATCATGAGAATAAGGCTGAGCTTGAGGCTACCTATGATAAAACAGGGCGCAGGGATGCCGGCCAGGTCTTCGCCAACGGCGGACTTGGCATGCTGCTGGTGCTGCTTAACGCGATTTATCCCCTGGAAATCTGGGGCTTCCTGTTCATCGGGGTCATGGCTACCGTAACCTCGGATACCTGGGCAACGGAGATCGGTACGCTGGCCAAGCGTCCTCCCCGGTCTGTACTGACCGGGAAGGTGCTGCAAGCGGGCACGTCCGGCGGTGTATCGCTGCCGGGCACACTGGCTGCTGCAGCAGGCGGGGTGCTGATCGGCGTTGCCTCCTGGCTGCTGCGGGCGGCCTCCGGCATGCCGCAGCATTCTCTGCTGACGCTGGCGCTTGCCGGACTGCTGGGCGGACTTGCCGGAGCCTTTGCCGACTCGGTCCTGGGGGCAACGGTGCAGCGGATGAACCGCTGCGCGGTCTGCGGCCGCGAGGTGGAGGCCTCGATGCACTGCGGTAAGCCCACCGTGTACGCCCGGGGCTGGCGCTGGATGGACAATGATACCGTGAATGCTGTAAGTTCAATTATAGGCGGCGTCGTGGCGCTGCTGGCCAGCTACATATGA